A region of Nitrospinota bacterium DNA encodes the following proteins:
- a CDS encoding zinc ABC transporter substrate-binding protein yields MALAKLNVVTTTEDIASIAREVGGDLVKVQTIARGYQDAHVIQAIPSFILRVNRADLLIYQGLELEVGWLPLLIQGGRNKNVMLGKLGHLDVSQAITPLQVPVGQLDRQMGDVHPLGNPHYTLNPENGLLIAATIENRLTLLDPDNADAYKNNLDLFRKRLEIKIKEWKAKMENFKNLKVVTYHLTWCYLLDFFTLESIGTIENRPGIPPSGRHLSELATLMNQTGTKFILQANFYENEYSDLLASKTQATLLVLPVSVGGIKEAHDYISLFDILIDKMGKAFEKNQSTSKNKIP; encoded by the coding sequence ATGGCACTGGCCAAACTCAATGTCGTTACCACGACTGAGGATATCGCATCCATCGCCAGGGAAGTGGGAGGCGATCTCGTTAAGGTGCAAACCATCGCCAGGGGTTATCAGGACGCTCACGTCATTCAAGCCATACCCAGCTTCATTCTGAGAGTCAACCGTGCCGATTTACTGATTTATCAGGGTCTGGAGCTGGAAGTGGGCTGGCTTCCGTTATTGATTCAGGGTGGACGAAACAAAAATGTCATGCTGGGGAAACTAGGCCATCTCGATGTTTCCCAGGCCATCACCCCCTTGCAGGTACCCGTGGGACAATTGGACCGCCAAATGGGAGATGTGCATCCCCTGGGAAACCCGCACTACACCTTGAACCCTGAAAATGGTTTGTTGATAGCCGCAACCATAGAGAACCGGTTGACCCTGCTGGACCCTGACAACGCCGACGCTTACAAGAACAATCTTGATCTTTTCCGCAAACGCCTTGAAATCAAAATTAAGGAATGGAAAGCGAAAATGGAAAATTTCAAAAATTTAAAGGTCGTAACCTATCATTTAACCTGGTGTTACCTCCTGGATTTCTTCACCCTCGAATCCATCGGTACTATAGAAAACCGGCCAGGAATTCCTCCCAGTGGGCGGCATCTTTCTGAACTGGCGACCCTAATGAATCAAACCGGAACAAAATTTATTTTGCAGGCAAACTTTTATGAAAATGAATATTCCGATTTGCTAGCCTCCAAGACGCAAGCCACCCTACTTGTCTTGCCCGTATCTGTTGGAGGCATCAAGGAAGCACACGATTACATCTCTTTATTCGACATCCTGATCGACAAAATGGGGAAAGCCTTTGAGAAAAATCAATCCACCTCTAAAAATAAAATCCCGTAA
- a CDS encoding metal ABC transporter permease, with amino-acid sequence MNDFLTFMGPPVAACLLLAVVFTYFGCHVLKREIIFIDLSLAQLAALGTTLAFVLDLELDSPGSLALSFLFVIAGSAFFSCTKNLSESIPQEAVIGIVYVVSASLALLLASQMPHGAEHLKTLLNGSILWVTWGGVLQIFGVTLLVGGLHWVKRVQFIEQSETYKNSMGGKSQGGIWDFLFYVTLGGVIIFSVRTAGVFLIFTLLIIPAVCGALFSQSMAKQFTIGSILGIAISLAGLLLSFFLDLPTGATLVCSFGMAFLASLLLRRIKPSV; translated from the coding sequence ATGAACGATTTTTTGACATTCATGGGGCCACCCGTAGCCGCATGTTTATTACTGGCCGTTGTATTTACATATTTTGGTTGCCACGTTCTTAAACGGGAAATAATTTTCATCGATTTGTCTCTGGCGCAACTGGCCGCCCTGGGGACAACGCTTGCCTTTGTGCTCGACCTCGAACTGGACTCTCCGGGTTCTCTCGCACTGTCTTTTCTGTTTGTTATTGCCGGGTCCGCTTTTTTTTCATGCACAAAAAACCTCAGTGAAAGTATTCCACAGGAAGCCGTCATCGGAATCGTGTATGTCGTGAGCGCCTCCTTAGCTTTACTTTTGGCAAGCCAGATGCCGCATGGAGCGGAACACCTGAAAACGCTTTTGAATGGTTCCATCCTTTGGGTCACCTGGGGCGGGGTGTTGCAAATTTTCGGTGTGACCCTGTTGGTCGGAGGATTGCACTGGGTGAAGAGAGTCCAGTTTATCGAACAATCTGAAACCTATAAAAATTCGATGGGCGGGAAATCGCAGGGTGGAATCTGGGATTTTTTATTTTACGTCACATTAGGGGGGGTCATTATCTTCTCGGTGAGAACAGCAGGTGTTTTCTTGATTTTCACACTTCTCATTATTCCCGCAGTCTGTGGAGCGCTCTTTTCCCAATCTATGGCTAAACAGTTCACTATCGGTTCGATTCTGGGCATTGCCATCAGTCTGGCGGGTTTACTTCTTTCATTTTTTCTCGATTTACCAACCGGCGCAACGCTCGTTTGTTCGTTCGGCATGGCATTTTTAGCATCGCTTTTACTGAGGCGTATAAAACCATCCGTTTAG
- a CDS encoding peptidylprolyl isomerase — MIKKDTVVSMSYNLKNPEGENLGSADSSQPLTFLQGAGQIVPGLENALEGLAVGDKKDVTVTAKDGYGDFSAQLKMKVERNQFPPDADIKPGMQFRANIGGDHEQTFTVMDVKGEEVFIDGNHPLAGQTLHFSVEIIAVRPATQDELTHGHAHGPDGSHSH, encoded by the coding sequence ATGATCAAAAAAGATACCGTCGTCAGCATGAGTTACAACTTGAAAAATCCAGAAGGTGAGAACCTGGGGAGCGCCGATAGTAGCCAGCCTCTCACTTTCCTGCAGGGAGCGGGTCAAATTGTTCCTGGGTTGGAAAATGCACTTGAGGGTTTAGCCGTTGGCGATAAAAAGGATGTCACGGTAACTGCCAAAGACGGTTATGGCGATTTTAGCGCTCAACTAAAAATGAAGGTGGAACGCAACCAGTTCCCTCCTGATGCAGACATCAAGCCGGGAATGCAGTTTCGTGCAAATATTGGCGGCGATCACGAGCAAACTTTTACCGTCATGGATGTCAAAGGTGAGGAAGTGTTTATTGACGGCAATCATCCGCTGGCGGGACAAACGCTGCATTTTTCCGTGGAAATCATCGCTGTTCGGCCCGCCACTCAGGACGAACTGACCCACGGTCATGCGCATGGACCGGATGGCTCCCATTCTCATTAA